A genomic stretch from Oncorhynchus tshawytscha isolate Ot180627B linkage group LG07, Otsh_v2.0, whole genome shotgun sequence includes:
- the ccdc65 gene encoding dynein regulatory complex subunit 2 produces MPKKGAKKGGAGKQAGMTEEERLLYMQQRAQAEDEMAKRKEDMLTQFLKDKLQKEERNSAVNLHKLTQQWRAVLRQTRAAELRSDIAVLSQTFERVLDRKDSVIKCLVCDLSEAEQQSAQALRSHLECVDCLLALQKGRLTSLEQQWNSGLEGLSYEFNSEREQILSQHQQECAYLEDVTFAMEQFYMEVDGEARQDYQSTRDDIKNRNIEEKHALRIQLEGTVEGLWRQFQQALRSYNEATEDRHIAFESLRTRDQRSAQEIDTQMRRLQKMQDSISALRSRLNSSQKESEGAARGLRAAREEVTLQARQLKAQLSRARAAERNQLTNLTVHSNAAAKNLQGVITKGERLLRLAEMCRKLETEHEKVLPFYTSSLTAEEESQERANAMEPPSEELAQAMLDYLVLERFWQRYNKVLLERLCLERERGALTQENQQLRILLRQYLDGISVSDEILRHRNPLLMVSRPTLAVQPTADAQRKRHTVIEAAHVVQRTL; encoded by the exons ATGCCAAAGAAGGGAGCAAAAAAGGGGGgagcagggaagcaggcaggGATGACGGAGGAAGAGAGACTCTTGTACATGCAGCAGAGGGCCCAGGCAGAGGACGAGATGGCCAAAAGGAAGGAAGACATGCTAACTCAATTTCTCAAG GATAAGCTGCAGAAGGAGGAGCGCAACAGTGCAGTGAACCTGCACAAGTTGACGCAGCAGTGGCGAGCAGTTCTCCGCCAGACACGGGCAGCTGAACTGCGCAGTGACATTGCTGTGCTCAGCCAGACCTTTGAGAGGGTGCTGGACCGGAAGGACAGTGTCATCAAG tGTTTGGTGTGTGACCTGAGTGAGGCAGAGCAGCAGTCAGCCCAGGCCCTGCGCTCTCACCTGGAGTGTGTGGACTGCCTGCTGGCCCTGCAGAAGGGTAGGCTGACATCCCTGGAGCAGCAGTGGAACAGCGGCCTGGAGGGACTGAGCTACGAATTCAATTCTGAGAG gGAGCAGATTCTGTCCCAGCACCAGCAGGAGTGTGCTTACCTGGAGGATGTGACCTTTGCCATGGAGCAGTTCTACATGGAGGTAGACGGGGAGGCTCGCCAGGACTACCAGAGCACCAGAGACGACATCAAGAACAGG AACATAGAGGAGAAACATGCGTTGAGGATCCAGTTAGAGGGGACGGTGGAGGGCCTGTGGCGTCAGTTCCAACAGGCCCTACGCAGCTACAATGAGGCTACAGAGGACCGTCACATCGCCTTTGAGTCGTTGAGGACCCGCGACCAGCGCAGTGCCCAGGAGATCGACACGCAGATGAGGAGGCTGCAGAAGATGCAG GACTCCATATCTGCTCTGCGCTCTAGGCTGAACTCCAGCCAGAAGGAGAGTGAGGGTGCAGCACGGGGCCTGAGGGCGGCCAGGGAGGAGGTGACCCTGCAGGCTCGCCAGCTCAAGGCCCAGCTGAGCCGTGCCCGCGCAGCCGAGAGGAACCAGCTCACCAACCTCACCGTGCACAGCAACGCTGCTGCCAAGAACCTACAGGGCGTCATCACTAAG GGGGAGAGGCTGCTGCGTCTGGCTGAGATGTGTCGTAAACTGGAGACAGAACATGAGAAAGTCCTGCCCTTCTACACCTCATCTCTCACTGCTGAGGAAGAGAGCCAGGAGAGAGCTAatgctatggagcctccatctgAGGAGCTGGCACAG GCCATGCTGGACTACCTGGTTCTGGAGCGGTTCTGGCAGCGTTATAACAAGGTTCTGCTGGAGCGGCTGTGTTTGGAACGGGAGAGAGGAGCTCTGACCCAGGAGAACCAGCAACTGCGGATCTTACTGCGCCAGTACCTGGATGGCATCTCCGTTAGTGACGAGATCCTCCGCCATCGCAACCCCCTGCTGATGGTGTCACGGCCCACCCTCGCCGTTCAACCCACTGCTGATGCCCAACGCAAGCGCCACACTGTCATTGAGGCAGCACATGTTGTGCAGCGCACGCTGTAG